One Ictalurus punctatus breed USDA103 chromosome 21, Coco_2.0, whole genome shotgun sequence genomic window carries:
- the LOC108254740 gene encoding transcription factor HES-5, translating to MQPVQITLSTQRDLQHRDTAMAPTITSAMTISNEHLPLNNKLRKPLVEKMRRDRINSSIEQLKSLLAPEFLNQQPDSKLEKADILELTVSFLRQQEQHPALSSNSAAVNQGFFRCVHDVVHFLSKEEVKTQSQRKLLNHFQTLQPSSYEIRRESVLHPLIISKEKSSFKSSLWRPW from the exons ATGCAGCCAGTACAAATCACACTCTCTACACAGAGAGATCTACAGCACAGAGACACAGCCATGGCACCAACCATCACTTCTGCAATGACCATCTCAAACGAGCACCTACCTCTAAACAACAAG CTGAGGAAGCCGTTGGTGGAGAAGATGCGCAGAGATCGTATCAACAGCAGCATTGAGCAGCTGAAGTCTCTCCTGGCTCCAGAGTTCCTCAACCAGCAGCCTGACTCCAAACTGGAGAAAGCAGATATCCTGGAGTTGACAGTCAGCTTCCTGAGACAACAGGAGCAGCATCCTGCATTATCCTCCAACTCAGCAGCTGTCAATCAAGGCTTTTTCAGATGTGTCCATGATGTTGTCCACTTCCTATCCAAAGAAGAGGTGAAGACACAGAGCCAGAGAAAACTGCTGAACCACTTCCAGACACTTCAGCCATCTTCATACGAGATCAGGAGGGAAAGTGTCCTGCATCCGCTGATCATCAGCAAAGAGAAGAGTTCGTTTAAGAGCTCCCTCTGGAGGCCCTGGTAA
- the LOC108254746 gene encoding transcription factor HES-5 gives MAPSTRAPTREKNETPRLRKPAVEKLRRDRINTGIERLKLLLKDELNPKRKLEKADILETAVAYLKKSKGLARASPDQSYADGFARCLEETARFLTVHNRVEKGKHIAMSSLGHAIHPKATGSISVRVNAVKSTPERTGAVWRPW, from the exons ATGGCGCCTAGCACGCGCGCACCGACTCGAGAGAAAAACGAGACACCCAGA TTAAGGAAGCCCGCGGTGGAGAAACTGCGCAGAGATCGCATCAACACAGGGATCGAGCGCCTGAAACTGCTGCTTAAGGACGAACTGAATCCTAAACGCAAGCTGGAAAAGGCGGACATTTTAGAAACGGCGGTTGCGTACTTGAAAAAAAGCAAGGGGCTGGCGCGCGCCTCTCCGGACCAGAGCTACGCTGACGGCTTCGCGCGCTGCTTGGAAGAGACCGCGCGCTTTCTCACGGTGCATAACCGAGTCGAAAAGGGCAAACACATCGCGATGAGCAGTCTGGGTCATGCAATACATCCTAAGGCGACCGGAAGTATCAGCGTGAGAGTGAATGCTGTCAAGAGTACCCCTGAACGCACCGGGGCAGTTTGGAGACCGTGGTGA
- the her15.2 gene encoding hairy and enhancer of split-related 15, tandem duplicate 2 — MAPAYMNSADYSKLSNKEKHKLRKPAVEKMRRDRINNCIEQLKVMLEKEFHQQDPNTKLEKADILEMTVIFLKQQLQSQISAPQKAHCDGYSQCWKETVNFLSDNSKLDMTLQHLNRCQEARRTQKDFPVSPRSSQTHQAPVKQDINVNRAVWRPW; from the exons ATGGCTCCTGCGTACATGAATTCTGCTGACTACTCAAAGCTTTCCAACAAGGAAAAACATAAA CTACGAAAACCAGCGGTGGAAAAAATGCGCCGTGATCGTATCAACAACTGCATTGAGCAGCTTAAGGTGATGCTGGAGAAAGAATTCCACCAGCAAGACCCCAACACCAAGCTGGAGAAAGCTGACATTCTGGAGATGACTGTCATCTTCCTGAAGCAGCAGCTGCAAAGCCAGATCTCAGCGCCTCAGAAAGCTCACTGTGACGGTTACTCTCAGTGCTGGAAGGAGACCGTGAACTTCCTGTCTGACAACTCCAAACTGGACATGACGCTTCAGCATCTCAACCGCTGTCAAGAAGCCCGGAGAACACAGAAAGATTTCCCAGTGTCTCCACGTTCCTCCCAGACCCACCAGGCTCCTGTCAAGCAGGACATCAATGTAAACAGAGCTGTGTGGAGGCCTTGGTAG
- the her15.1 gene encoding hairy and enhancer of split-related 15, tandem duplicate 1, producing MAPAYMNSADYSKLSNKEKHKLRKPAVEKMRRDRINNCIEQLKLMLEKEFHQQDPNTKLEKADILEMTVIFLKQQLQSQISVPQKAHCGGYSQCWKETVNFLSDNSKLDMTLQHLNRCQEAQRTQKDFPVSPRSSQTHQAPVKQDINVNRAVWRPW from the exons ATGGCTCCTGCGTACATGAATTCTGCTGACTACTCAAAGCTTTCCAACAAGGAAAAACATAAA cTACGAAAACCAGCGGTGGAAAAAATGCGCCGTGATCGTATCAACAACTGCATTGAGCAGCTTAAGTTGATGCTGGAGAAAGAATTCCACCAGCAAGACCCCAACACCAAGCTGGAGAAAGCTGACATTCTGGAGATGACTGTCATCTTCCTGAAGCAGCAGCTGCAAAGCCAGATCTCAGTGCCTCAGAAAGCTCACTGTGGCGGCTACTCTCAGTGCTGGAAGGAGACCGTGAACTTCCTGTCTGACAACTCCAAACTGGACATGACGCTTCAGCATCTCAACCGCTGTCAAGAAGCCCAGAGAACACAGAAAGATTTCCCAGTGTCTCCACGTTCCTCCCAGACCCACCAGGCTCCTGTCAAGCAGGACATCAATGTAAACAGAGCTGTGTGGAGGCCTTGGTAG
- the LOC108254743 gene encoding transcription factor HES-5 has protein sequence MQPICTNVDLARARTENKLRKIQAEKTRRDRINSSIEQLRMIFCPIMQITEEQAVKLEKADILEMAVTLLRQKAGLRANSSFARGFSQCLHEMLRHVSLHAPLPPKDREEIKRFYVLQRMSLRLGLMLLTQNHLSHRSPKRTASRNRVALWRPWKKN, from the exons ATGCAACCCATTTGTACAAATGTGGATCTTGCACGTGCGAGGACAGAAAACAAA CTTCGCAAAATCCAGGCAGAGAAAACGCGCCGAGACCGAATCAACAGCAGCATCGAGCAGCTTAGGATGATTTTCTGTCCCATCATGCAGATAACTGAAGAGCAGGCAGTCAAACTGGAGAAAGCCGACATTTTAGAGATGGCTGTGACGTTGCTCAGGCAGAAGGCGGGTTTGCGTGCAAATTCAAGTTTTGCACGTGGCTTCTCTCAGTGTTTGCATGAGATGTTGCGCCATGTGTCCCTGCACGCTCCCCTGCCACCCAAAGACCGAGAAGAAATCAAACGTTTCTATGTGCTGCAGAGGATGAGCCTGAGGCTGGGCTTGATGTTACTAACTCAGAACCATCTTTCTCACAGATCACCAAAACGAACAGCATCCAGGAACCGAGTGGCACTGTGGAGACCATGGAAGAAAAACTGA